The DNA window tatacaagtatataaaatgcatatatacaagtatataaaatgcatatatgcaagtatataaaatgcatatatacaagccatatacagttgacactttcattgttttgttttcttatacatttccatgatcagatggaagaatactaccgtaatttccggactataagccgctacttttcccctcgttctggtccctgcggcttatacaagggtgcggcttatttacggcctgttcttctccgacacagacaaagaggatttcggtggttttagtatgcaggaggaagacgatgacacaatgattaaagactgacttttcatataccggtaggctggttattttgataacgtacaggcgagcactttgtattactttgcaccgttgtattatttgtactctgcacgaatgctgttcgccatgtcaaagatgtgaaagtttgattgaatgattgaaagatttattgctaataaatgggacgctttgcgttcccaaacagtcatctctgtcccgacaatcccctccgtggtagcaggaacccctatatactacgctaattacacatcaaaaccctgcggcttacagtcgggtgcggcttatatatggagcaatctgtattttcccctaaatttagctggtgcggcttatagtccggaaattacggtattcttatatttatctgccccctttttaacacaaattatttagatgacttcatcactgttccctccaccaacaccccaactccaacatacttttaattttcgtttaagcattttcacaatggcacgtccaatcaaaatcaaaaatcagtttgatataactcgagttgtctctttttgtaactcttttaaaattccaaagatattcttgcaacttgcaaagtctttctttagagaattccatgctttcacagcaGATACAGACAAGCACAATTGCTTCAAATTTGttggcactcttggatgtttaaagtcatacggccttctgtggttctcatcttcagacgtgaacacaaataacttttgtaagtccttcggaagaactttatttctagctttgaacatcactaatagagtatgcaattctacaatgtcttttagtttgaataatcctgacctaatgaagagtgcatttgtgtggtctctatatcctactgtaaaaatgataccaattgctcttttctgtgaaagaaataaaggcattatgttgctgtgatatgtatttccccatatttctgcacaataattgaaacaaggtagaataattgagcaatataacattctcattgtattatttaaccttgttcaaaataaataagcttatttttcacatgcaatatatgagctttccatgtcaacttttcatctaggatgaccccaagaaatctgatgtcagacaccttctcaatgttcacattgtttatggataaactaacttctatctttcttttattactgaataccataaatgtagtcttttccaagtttatagagaatttatttacatcaaaccacaattttagtctaaccatttcctcttcaatatcatcggctaagattttcaagtcatctcctgAACAGTATACATTTGTATCGTCTGCCAATAATACGTACTGTAAAATTTTCGAAACCTcacaaatatcatttatatataaaataaaaaagtttgggTCCTAAAATCGAACCCTTCAATATTCATACATTCTGACCAATGATCATCAATCTCAACATATTGCTGTCGTTGCTGTAAATAGCTGCTTAACCAGTCCAGTGCAACtcctctaaaggcctactgaaatgaaatttatgtatttaaacggggatagcagatccattctatgtgtcatacttgatcatttcgcgatattgccatatttttgctgaaaggatttagtagagaacaacgacgataaagttcgcaacttttagtcgctgataaaaaaaaagccttgcctataccagaagtagcgtgacgtcaccggaggaaggactcctcacatttccccattgtttacaatgcagcgagagagattcggaccgagaaagcgacgattaccccgttaatttgagcgaggatgaaagattcgtggatgaggaacgtgagagtgaaggactacagtgcagtgcaggacgtatcttttttcgctctgaccgtaacttaggtacaagggttcattggattccacactctctcctttttctattgtggatcacggatttgtattttaagccacctcggatactatatcctcttgaaaatgagagtcgagaacgcgaaatggacattcacagtgacttttatctccacgacaatacatcggcgaagctctttagctactgagctaacgtgatagcatcgggctcaaatgcagatagaaacaaaataaataaaccgctgactggaaggatagacagaagatcaacaatactattaaaccatggacatgtaaatacatggttaataattcccagcttggcgaagtttaacaatgctgttgctaacgacgccattgaagctaacttagcaacgggacctaacagagctatgataaaaacattagcgctccacctacgccagccagccctcatctgctcatcaacacccgtgctcacctgcgttccagcgatcgacggaaggacgaaggacttcacccgatcatccgtgcggtcggcggctagcgtcggctagcgcgtctgctatccaagtcaaagtcctcctggttgtgttgctgcagccagccgctaatacaccgatcccacctacaactttcttaacaaattgcaaaagattcaccaacacagatgtccagaatactgtggaattttgagatgaaaacagagcttttttgtattgtattcaatggagtccgaatacttccgtttcaaccattgacgtcacgcgcatacgtcatcatacatagacgttttcaaccggaagtttagcgggaaatttaaaattgcactttataagttaacccggccgtattggcatgtgttgcaatgttaagatttcatcattgatatataaactatcagactgcgtggtcgctagtagtggctttcagtaggcctctaactccataagtatatcatttagaaatgagaatttgatgatctatagcaggggtgtcaaactcaaatacagagtgggccaaaatttaaaactgaacaaagccgcgggccaaggttgaacaaattaaccttttaatagggacccaaacaagttttgcattgaatattgaacaagcaaggcttgtataactttatagtgacatgcaaaatccagtttcaaataataataataataataaaaaaatattaatggcATATCaagtacaatttaaataaaaattgaatgcctcttttctatttgcagccttctgcggtaaatatcaacattaactttttccacaggctaataaattagaaaataaaataacaatgagtaaaccaaccattcaggactttaaactgctcagtttgcaacacactgatctaatctgatgtgcccgagccagatacctgccatcttttcttggatgctagttcattaatgtcggggctcaggctttgagctgaggcaaccttcattatccaaccaaggtgttcatcagtcattatatctcgtggaccacagtcttgggggcgtgccttaaatgcactgcctttaacgtcctctacgagctgtcgtcacgtccgcttttcatccattctaagaatgtgctggcccagtcacaagatatgtgcggcttctgtacgcacacacacgtgaatgcaacgcatacttgatcaacagcgatacaggtcacactgaaggtgaccgtataaacaactttatcactgttacaaatatgcgccacactgtgaacccacaccaaacaagaatgacaaacacatttcgggagaacatccgcaccgtaacacaacagaacaaatacccagaacaccatgcagcactaactctttcgaagtgcaatatacacccccgctaccaccaaacccccccacctccgtgtgtcggttgaggtgggcggggtttggtggtagctggggtgtatattgtagcgtcccggaagagttagtgctgcaaggtgttctgggtatttgttctgttgtgttacggtgcggatgttctcccgaaatgtgtttgtcattcttgtttggtgtgggttcacagtgtggcgcgtatttgtaacagtgataaagttgtttatatggtcaccctcaatgtaacctgtatggctgttgatcaagtatgcattgcattcacttgtgttggtgcgtgcagaagccgcacatattatgtgactgggccagcattcgctggactggatgaaaagcggacatgacgattttcgggaggggcactgaaatttgggagtctcccgggagggttggcaagtataagaATTAGCTGTGAATGTGGTGTtagcgcggcaccgccgctgtatataatcggcgggccagctctagtgttaatttgatatcgcctcaagggccaagtgaaattacacggcgggccagagtttgacaccatgATCTATAGTGTCAAATGCCTTCTTTACATCAATGAACACtcctattgtgtatttattttgatcaattgcagttgtaatctcttcaataatgttcatgatggccagatattggctttcactatgtaaaagcgctttgagtcactagagaaaaagcgctatataaatataattcacttcacttaaccATTCCATCAGATTCTTAaccatttttgtaatatttagtataataattatctttttttttaagtcacgacatgtttcaaaagctccttctggttgtatAGAGTTGGCTTAAAATGTctttgtaaaaattaaaaatatatatttttttaaatagatttttgattATTATGAATCAATGTAGAATTGGGATGAAACAGAATTGGGATTCGCATGggattggattttttttatgcGGccctactgtaagtatatatgtgataCAATATCAATATATTTGAAGATACACACGTAATTGAACATaacatactgtacaatgtctgctctcaccgggaTAAAGACTGGTGGGTTGTTTATATCGTCCCCTTTGCAACAACAATTCCTCatcatcctcacaaagggttaaaattagggatgtccgataatggctttttgccgatatccgatattccgatattgtccaactctttaattacagataccgatatcaaccgatatatgcagtcgtggaattaacacattattatgcctaatttggacaaccaggtatggtgaagataaggtactttttaaaaataataataaaataagataactaaattaaaaacattttcttgaataaaaaagaaagtaaaacaatataaaaacagttacatagaaactagtaattaatgaaaatgagtaaaattaactgttaaaggttagtactattagcggaccagcagcacgcacaatcatgtgtgcttacggactgtatcccttgcagactgtattgatatatattgatatataatgtaggaaccagaatattgataacagaaagaaatggggggagggagattttttgggttggtgcactaattgtaagtgtatcttgtgttttttatgttgatttaataaaaataaaaaaaataaaaaacgatacagataataaaaaaaaaacgataccgataatttccgatattacattttaacacatttatcggacatccctagttaaaataaaataaggtgCGCAAACGAACGTCTTTTtcgtgtctttctggccatctccgggtctaagttggttgTCAAACTTGTGGGTttgtgtccacaaccttctacaatccaggtgagaggcgtgatttatcatcgagaattaactttcaccaatcagaggccatgcagcagctcaacatGTCAATATAGCATTATTTAGCtctctaaaagtagttcctctgcgttagtgcttataataaaacATCAATAATACTTGGTTCTTTTCAGGTcaccacatgtaaatggagtattgttggcgcaatAGTGTACTCCtgttagccacctcctacttgCTGTATTTGACCATTTAGAATGTGTAAAGAAAAAGGTGTTGTTGTCGTACATGAGGATTGGGAATGAGAGACAACAAGTGCATAACTTGTGTGTTGGCATTTCAGGCCGGAGGAAGCAGGTGGCGGCAAAAGAGCGAGCTGGTATGGCCAAAGTAAGTTATTGTGCGGGTACCTCCCCCAAGTCTTTCTTGGCTTCTTTGTAGTGACCTTTTGCCCTCGCCAGCTCCCTGACCTGAAGGATGCTGAGGCCGTGCAGAAGTTCTTCCTGGAGGAGATCCAGCTGGGCGAGGAGCTGCTGGCACAAGGTAGGAGGTCACACGCCTCACAGCGGGACCGGTCTTAGTGTCGGCCACCTTGTCTGCGCCACAGGGGACTACGAGAAGGGTGTGGACCACCTGACCAACGCCATCGCCGTGTGTGGTCAACCTCAGCAGCTCCTGCAGGTCCTGCAGCAGACTCTGCCTCCACCCGTCTTCCAGATGTTGCTCACCAAGCTGCCCACCATCAGCCAGGTGTGTCTTACTTTGTCCTAAACGTGTCTTACTTTGTTCTAAACGTGTCTTACTTTGTCCTAAACTTGTCTTACTTTGTCCTAAACGTGTCTTACTTTGTCCTAAACTTGTCTGTCTTTGTCCTAAACGTGTCTTACTTTGTCCTAAACTTGTCTTACTTTGTCCTAAACTTGTCTGTCTTTGTCCTAAACTTGTCTGTCTTTGTCCTAAACTTGTCTTACTTtgtcctagggatgatgtttgataagaaattatcgagttcgagcctatcatcgaatcctcttatcgaaccggttccttattgagtccagataggttgttgtatgtggaaaaaaacacaatatttggtttaacaaaagctcacttttattttacaagaaagaaagaaaaataaataaataaatgttgactgttacccccctaaaaaaaaaataaaaaaatatattgactgttgttacccaaagtatattaactgggatttttcagaaaaacaaatatatacagtaacacaaaaacaacctgtctctgtgatcactataggtgtatgaataataacatagtgttaaataaaatcagtcccttgggcacaaaactgaaaatgatacagctctccaaaaagtgcacttctgctgctattggaacatactaactacacacacaggcagacagctaacaaacaatccaagacgtctaataaagatccaaagcagatgaatccatttagatGTTGTTGATCtcgctttgtcttttcctatctttacttttgtcttgcactggactgttatttatttattttattttttaactgaaatacacaaaatgacaaatgtataccgtatttccttgaatagccgcgggggcgttaattaatttaaaacctcctgtcactccggcgtttgccggaagccggcgggatggccgtgcatgcggtaattattttaaaacctcttctcactccggcgtttaccaaaaggaatgcggtaaatttaggcgtgcgctttgagtgtgatgtaagcataccatcatgaaaagcacatttaataaaaaaaaaaacgttattatggtcttacctgtacttatgaatggagtccatttgcagctccttctgaccaaaagcatcgataacttggttatagaagtctgttcagttttaaaagtctctctgtctcgatggagatattcctttaattattacctcctgcttccattgaaagtccagtttagaaaactgttttattttagataccggtatgtaatcctccatgttaaaagttcaggcgagaggaaaaaaaaaaataaaatcttgctgcgtgttgtcacttcttctgcagtaccggaagtcgcaagaaggatcactagcgcggcagcgccctctaccaccaggaagcGGCAGTCATTTAATGattcatacagtatttgacacacgcagctacggtatattaataaaacatagctgcttactgttctttttagcatactgtaccggtattcaatagcttggaccttaaatcctactgaataccggtagctctttatcttttttcctttgtgcgattgcaaactactgaaagcagcttcctccattttgaaaacgaGGAccggtaaagcgtcactcgtgacgtaacgaatttgacccggcggaagttctagccatatgctaaatactttgcgaaacgagtttgacccggcgaaaattatagacatgcgataataaaattaatattttgcgaaacggatttgatccggcgttaataatgaaccggcgataaggccaagcatgcgttaattagtttgagaaacgagtttgacccggcagtaattctagacgtgcgaatactatattccctgcgccaattcaaggaaatacggtaagctatgtgattcaattaacatactccaatgtaatacacaatatgtaaatattagcttcacacaaatatacagtactatcatccaacaaatacttctgagtgttgaaactgttttgacggtggaaatacacgactggcagccattttaagtcctcaaaacatccattgaaacagtgcacaaaaatcgtttttcaataaacatcttagtatcaaatgtaaccactttccaccttaatattgagttacataaacaagttaaacattttacttacagacttctcttttccaaggcttgtaagagctaacacaacttgtctacttctcaattgtctcatgaactgaactgacgtcgccaaactaatgacgcgtagtattttcatatcgccacaaggtgtcagtaagagtctacaatcaaatgggcataacattgggATTCGAttaaaagaaccaactctttttctttactatagtggcctcgataacgggaaccggttctcaaaaagggatttgagtccatggaatcggttcttttcttatcgaacaaccgggagaaccggttttgaacatcatccctactttgtCCTAAATGTGTCTTACTTTGTTGTAAACTTATTTTGTTGTAAACCTGTGTGATATTTTGTTGTAAATTTGTGTTACTTTGTTgtaaccgtgtgtgtgtgtgttgcagcgcATTGTGAGCGCACAAAGTTTGAGCGAGGACGACATCGAGTGAGGTCATGTGACCTGCTGAGGACTGATGGTGCAAAGCTGGATTGTTCTGGAAGTTCCTTCAACTATTTATGATTTCCAAAGTTCCACCAGAGAGAAGAAAAGAAGTTCATGTTGGTCTTTTATTGGCTGGTAAAGAATAAAGTCTTTCTTGTTCACTAAGAGTACTTGACTCCCAACAGTTACAATCATCTTTAGACTGTCAGAAGCAACTGTGGGGTGTTCAAGGACTTCTCACAATAGAGCagaacaaatagatctgaagttgatctcggagATTCaagcgttgaaagttaaaaaagaaCGGGACCCATTTGGGATTTGTTACAACTGTCAGTGTTTCAAAATGACTTCAATCcaaacatctattattattattattattattattatagtacaaCATTCGATCTAGCATTTTTGCTATACTAAATaagttatttgacaaaaagggcctaaaacaaaaaGTTAACTTTCTATCAGTGGATCCAGAGATGAAagcgttgaataataataaaaaacatgaaGGAAGCCCTAAAGatgaacaaatattgtttttcaaaatgAAGACTTACCAAAAAGTTTTAATTCTCagcggaaaatgtttggacatgaCAAAAACAGTCTAAAGTATCCATTTCTACTGTGAGGCTTTTATTTTGCTGGCCCACTTCCTGTCAAGCGAAAGCTCTTTTTTGCCTTCATTTTCTTCTTGgtcgacttcttcttcttcttgggcTCGGCCTGCTCGCCTCGGAAGTTTTGGCTGGGCCCGCTCTTCTTCCCCTGGAAGCTTCTTCTGGGCCCGCCTTTCATCCCCGGGAAGCTTCTTCTGGCCCCGCCCTTCTGCGTCTGCGTCTTCAGCGAGCGTTGCACGCGCACACGCCGGCCCTCCAGCTGGGAGCCGTCCAGCTTCAGCGCCAGCTGGACCGAGTCGGAGTTCTGCAACGGAGCGGTCTTTCAGTCACGTGATGAGGTCAGGTCAGGGGTCAGGTGTACCTCAAACAGGACGTAACCGAATCCTTTGCCCAGTCCAGAGTTCTTGTCC is part of the Entelurus aequoreus isolate RoL-2023_Sb linkage group LG22, RoL_Eaeq_v1.1, whole genome shotgun sequence genome and encodes:
- the tomm20b gene encoding mitochondrial import receptor subunit TOM20 homolog B, with translation MMVGKTSAIAAGVCGALFVGYCIYFDRKRRSDPNFKNRLRERRRKQVAAKERAGMAKLPDLKDAEAVQKFFLEEIQLGEELLAQGDYEKGVDHLTNAIAVCGQPQQLLQVLQQTLPPPVFQMLLTKLPTISQRIVSAQSLSEDDIE